The following are encoded in a window of Paenibacillaceae bacterium GAS479 genomic DNA:
- a CDS encoding two component transcriptional regulator, LytTR family yields MLKAFIVEDEPLARDELTYILQRTKRMKVIGEAESLEDAMLGIRQTKPDVVFLDIQLSEESGLELAQQLQGLDWRPEIVFATAYDEHALKAFELNAIDYILKPYDEDRIQQSVDKLVRLQEGRGQRQPTAPLHSSAPGRTGKLAITVEERIILVAVSSILYLASEEGKTLLVTEDQTYRVTEPLVAFEQKLQGTPIIRVHRAYLVHIDGISEIQPWFHSTCTLIMKNGSKVPVSRTHLKELKQLIGL; encoded by the coding sequence ATGCTGAAGGCGTTTATCGTGGAGGATGAACCGCTCGCTAGAGACGAGCTGACTTATATTTTGCAGCGAACGAAACGAATGAAAGTAATTGGCGAGGCAGAGTCGCTGGAGGATGCCATGTTAGGCATCCGGCAAACGAAGCCCGATGTCGTGTTTCTCGATATTCAGCTATCGGAGGAAAGCGGACTGGAGCTGGCGCAGCAGTTACAAGGGTTGGATTGGCGTCCGGAAATTGTTTTTGCAACTGCATATGACGAGCATGCGCTCAAGGCGTTCGAGCTGAACGCGATCGATTATATTCTCAAGCCTTATGATGAGGACCGTATCCAACAGTCGGTGGACAAGCTCGTCCGATTGCAGGAGGGACGGGGGCAGCGCCAGCCGACAGCTCCGCTTCACTCTTCCGCCCCGGGGCGGACGGGCAAGCTGGCGATAACGGTTGAGGAGCGCATCATTTTGGTGGCGGTCAGCAGCATTTTGTATTTGGCATCAGAGGAGGGAAAAACGCTGCTCGTCACGGAAGATCAGACTTACCGTGTCACTGAGCCGCTCGTGGCCTTCGAGCAAAAGCTGCAAGGAACACCTATCATCCGCGTGCATCGCGCCTATCTCGTCCATATAGACGGAATTTCGGAAATTCAGCCCTGGTTCCACTCAACCTGCACGCTAATTATGAAAAACGGCTCTAAAGTGCCGGTCAGCCGTACTCATCTCAAGGAGCTCAAACAGCTTATCGGGCTATAG
- a CDS encoding ABC-type glycerol-3-phosphate transport system, substrate-binding protein: MRQKLGSISALLLCFCLLLGCSNTAEQDEHTETASISVLYYDESSFFQMYGDLIRAEFPNLTLVVIPTKGLDTNQVEELMEQKQPDLMVIDNLGLFSRLINDGKLTSLELESDESFKFAEINPIIIDSLKEVGNGKLYGLAPFFNSRALFYNKKLFDDSGVDYPKDGMTWPEALQLSSRFSEAKDSYGLDPWSSEIDFTLNVVGKTANLSIMQEQRLEVHLNTKEWRDVFELTTEAFKSGTIYEAENGASKPNISLEELINGDMFLSGKAAIAYRSPNFMAQLEGTDVEWGVVSEPISELNPSRASGMSFNEIIAVNNRTENKDLVMKVFKYMNGSEMTRIRSRQLLGLPARTLETYGGRDISSLYRLKPNLVIGDQSNIPVEFWDEFYMKSNELLALVRQDQISVEEMLMQLQSWTEQTIRVYVRSGKIKS, from the coding sequence TTGAGACAAAAATTAGGTAGTATATCGGCTTTGTTATTGTGTTTTTGTCTTTTACTGGGCTGTAGCAATACAGCTGAGCAGGATGAACATACAGAAACGGCAAGCATATCTGTTCTATACTACGATGAATCTTCTTTTTTTCAAATGTATGGTGATCTTATTCGAGCTGAATTTCCTAACTTAACGCTTGTTGTAATACCGACCAAAGGATTGGATACGAACCAAGTAGAGGAGTTAATGGAGCAAAAACAGCCTGATCTTATGGTGATAGATAACTTGGGGTTGTTCAGCAGGCTGATTAACGACGGAAAGCTCACTTCATTAGAATTAGAGTCTGATGAATCGTTTAAATTCGCGGAGATAAATCCAATCATAATTGATTCACTGAAAGAGGTAGGAAATGGAAAATTATATGGACTGGCTCCATTTTTCAATTCGAGAGCACTCTTTTATAATAAAAAATTGTTTGATGACAGCGGTGTAGACTACCCGAAAGATGGGATGACATGGCCGGAAGCTCTGCAGCTCTCTTCTAGATTTTCGGAAGCAAAAGATAGTTATGGTTTAGACCCTTGGTCGTCCGAGATAGATTTTACATTAAATGTTGTGGGAAAAACGGCTAATCTATCGATCATGCAGGAACAAAGATTAGAAGTACATTTAAATACGAAAGAATGGAGGGATGTTTTTGAATTAACGACAGAAGCATTTAAAAGCGGGACGATTTATGAAGCTGAAAATGGAGCAAGTAAACCGAATATTTCTTTAGAAGAATTAATAAATGGAGATATGTTCCTGTCTGGCAAGGCCGCTATTGCGTATAGAAGTCCCAATTTCATGGCTCAACTTGAGGGGACCGATGTTGAATGGGGGGTCGTTTCAGAGCCTATTTCTGAATTGAATCCTAGTCGAGCAAGCGGAATGAGCTTTAACGAAATTATTGCTGTTAATAACAGGACAGAAAATAAAGATCTTGTAATGAAAGTATTCAAATATATGAACGGTTCAGAAATGACCCGGATTAGATCGAGACAGCTGTTAGGACTGCCAGCTAGGACATTAGAAACCTATGGTGGACGCGATATTTCTTCCTTGTATCGTTTAAAACCTAACCTTGTTATTGGAGATCAGAGTAACATTCCAGTTGAATTCTGGGATGAGTTCTATATGAAATCCAATGAACTATTGGCGTTAGTGAGGCAAGATCAAATTAGTGTCGAGGAGATGCTCATGCAATTGCAAAGCTGGACGGAGCAGACGATTCGTGTGTATGTGAGAAGTGGCAAGATCAAGTCATAG
- a CDS encoding two-component system, LytT family, sensor histidine kinase LytS, translated as MLHLLPLMLERVGILLIVVFLLSRMRSFRQIIHHEHRLKEKLMLIAIFGIFGIISNYTGIQVSNGIVASPAWQTGVDYDSALANTRVLGVALGGLLGGPLVGLGAGLIAGLHRISLGGFTAVACGVSTIFAGIITGLIGSYLRRRGKNMTWWAVLIGIIMECVQMGIILLVARPFEPALELVTMIALPMIVINGFGTLLFMLLVQSIVQEEERTRALQTHKALHIADQTLPFFRQGLNVNSSREVAAIMLRWTHADAISITNRDQVLAHAGAASDHHIPLQSLSTQLTRNVLEHGRLLKAQSREDIQCNHEGCPLQAAIVLPLKVHQHTVGSLKLYFTNPLHMDRVEQELAEGLSKLFSTQLELAEAEQQSRLLKDAEIKALQAQVHPHFLFNAINTISVLCRKDPETARKLLLKLGVFFRSNLQGARQMLIPLGKELEHVEAYLTLEKARFPDKYTIHLDIDPSLEPVLIPPFTLQPLIENAVRHGFGSLKGKRVGEVRIRAQRLENSMVLITEDNGIGISPDLLGTLGKQRIKSTSGTGTALHNIKKRIEEIYDGDASFHLESERNAGTKVTLIVPLIHHTWGEQRDAEGVYRGG; from the coding sequence ATGCTGCATTTGCTGCCGCTCATGCTGGAGCGGGTCGGCATTTTGCTGATTGTCGTTTTTCTGCTGTCTCGCATGAGATCATTCCGCCAAATTATCCACCACGAGCATCGGCTCAAAGAAAAGCTCATGCTGATCGCCATATTCGGCATCTTCGGCATCATCAGCAACTATACCGGGATCCAAGTGAGCAACGGGATCGTTGCCTCGCCAGCTTGGCAAACCGGAGTAGATTATGATAGCGCTCTCGCTAATACGCGAGTGCTTGGCGTAGCGCTGGGCGGTCTGCTCGGCGGACCGCTTGTCGGCCTTGGTGCCGGTTTAATCGCCGGGCTGCATCGAATTTCACTGGGCGGATTTACGGCTGTCGCTTGTGGCGTTTCCACGATATTTGCCGGAATCATCACCGGGCTAATCGGCTCTTATTTGCGCCGCAGGGGCAAAAATATGACCTGGTGGGCCGTGCTCATCGGAATTATTATGGAATGTGTGCAAATGGGCATCATCCTGCTGGTGGCACGGCCTTTTGAACCTGCGCTGGAACTAGTCACGATGATCGCCCTTCCGATGATTGTGATTAACGGATTCGGGACGCTGCTGTTCATGTTACTCGTGCAATCGATCGTTCAAGAGGAAGAACGGACACGCGCCCTGCAAACGCATAAAGCTCTGCATATCGCTGATCAGACGCTGCCCTTTTTCCGTCAGGGACTCAATGTGAATTCCTCGCGGGAGGTTGCGGCGATAATGCTGCGCTGGACCCATGCGGATGCCATCTCGATTACGAATCGCGATCAAGTGCTGGCTCATGCTGGAGCCGCTTCCGATCACCATATCCCGCTGCAAAGCCTGTCCACCCAACTAACGCGCAATGTGCTGGAGCATGGACGACTATTAAAGGCGCAGTCGCGGGAGGACATCCAATGTAATCATGAAGGCTGCCCGCTGCAGGCAGCGATCGTGCTGCCGCTCAAAGTGCATCAGCATACTGTCGGCAGTTTGAAGCTGTATTTTACGAACCCGCTCCATATGGATCGGGTCGAGCAAGAGCTGGCGGAAGGCCTCAGCAAGCTCTTCTCCACTCAGCTCGAGCTTGCGGAAGCAGAGCAGCAGAGCAGACTGCTCAAGGACGCAGAGATCAAAGCGCTGCAAGCGCAGGTGCATCCTCATTTTCTTTTTAATGCGATTAACACGATCTCAGTTCTATGCCGCAAAGACCCAGAAACGGCGCGTAAGCTGCTGCTCAAACTCGGCGTGTTCTTTCGCAGCAATCTGCAAGGCGCTAGACAGATGCTCATCCCGCTGGGCAAAGAGCTGGAGCATGTCGAGGCTTATTTGACCCTAGAAAAAGCCCGGTTTCCCGATAAATACACGATCCATCTTGATATAGATCCATCGCTTGAGCCGGTGCTGATTCCGCCCTTCACCCTCCAGCCGCTTATCGAGAATGCCGTCCGACATGGGTTCGGTTCCCTGAAGGGCAAACGAGTCGGAGAAGTGAGAATCCGGGCGCAGCGACTGGAAAACAGCATGGTTTTGATCACGGAAGATAACGGAATTGGAATTTCCCCGGATCTACTCGGCACGCTCGGCAAACAGAGGATCAAGTCAACGTCTGGAACCGGAACGGCGCTGCACAATATTAAAAAACGGATTGAGGAAATTTACGATGGGGACGCCAGCTTTCACCTCGAAAGCGAACGAAATGCCGGTACTAAGGTCACGCTGATCGTACCGCTAATCCATCATACATGGGGGGAACAACGGGATGCTGAAGGCGTTTATCGTGGAGGATGA